A section of the Macadamia integrifolia cultivar HAES 741 chromosome 9, SCU_Mint_v3, whole genome shotgun sequence genome encodes:
- the LOC122088423 gene encoding 40S ribosomal protein S3a-like, giving the protein MAVGKNKRISKGKKGGKKKAVDPFSKKDWYDIKAPSIFNNRNVGKTLVSRTQGTKIASEGLKHRVFEICLADLQNDEDQSYRKIRLRAEDVQGKNVLTNFWGMNFTTDKLRSLVRKWQTLIEAHVDVKTTDNYTLRMFCIGFTKRRPNQVKRTCYAQTSQIRQIRRKMREIMVNQATSCDLKELVQKFIPEMIGKEIEKSTCGIYPLQNVFIRKVKILKAPKFDLGKLMEVHGDYSEDVGVKVDRPAEEPVAEETEVVGA; this is encoded by the exons ATGGCGGTTGG GAAGAATAAGCGAATTTCGAAGgggaagaaaggagggaagaagaaggc GGTTGATCCCTTCTCTAAGAAGGATTGGTATGATATCAAGGCGCCATCGATCTTCAACAATAGGAATGTCGGGAAGACCCTAGTTTCAAGAACGCAGGGAACCAAG ATTGCTTCTGAAGGACTCAAGCACAGAGTATTTGAGATCTGCCTTGCTGATCTTCAAAACGATGAGGATCAGTCTTACAGGAAGATCCGATTGAGAGCTGAGGATGTGCAAGGAAAAAATGTCCTCACTAACTTTTGG GGAATGAATTTTACCACAGACAAGTTGAGGTCCCTGGTGCGTAAGTGGCAGACTTTGATTGAGGCTCATGTAGATGTGAAGACTACAGACAACTACACTTTGAGGATGTTCTGCATTGGATTCACCAAGAGGAGACCAAACCAGGTTAAGCGAACCTGTTATGCTCAAACAAGCCAAATCCGACAG attCGCCGTAAGATGAGAGAGATCATGGTAAACCAGGCGACGTCATGCGACTTGAAGGAGTTGGTACAGAAGTTCATCCCAGAGATGATTGGGAAGGAGATTGAGAAGTCCACCTGTGGCATTTATCCTTTACAAAACGTCTTTATCCGAAAAGTCAAGATTTTGAAGGCTCCGAAGTTCGATCTTGGCAAGTTGATGGAG GTTCATGGGGACTACTCGGAAGATGTTGGTGTGAAGGTTGACAGGCCAGCAGAGGAACCAGTGGCAGAGGAAACCGAAGTAGTTGGAGCATAA